In the genome of Diaphorobacter sp. HDW4A, the window AAGGCGCAGGACCACATCGACCGAGCGGAGATGGTGCGAGCTGCCGCGCAGCGCGCCGGTCGCGAGGTGGCCATCATGGCTGACCTGCAGGGTCCGAAGATCCGCGTCGGCAAGTTCGCCGAAGGCAAGATCATGCTGGTGGATGGTGCGCCGTTCGTGCTGGATGCTTCGCGCACCGAGCTGGGTGACATCAATGGCGTGGGCCTCGACTACAAGGAACTGCCGCGCGATGTGCGTCCCGGCGACATGCTGTTGCTCAATGATGGCCTGATCGTGCTTGAGGTGACGGCGGTGCGCGGTGACGCGGTGCACACGGTGGTGAAGATCGGCGGTGAGCTCTCGAACAACAAGGGCATCAACAAGCAAGGCGGTGGCCTCACGGCCCCCGCGCTGACCGCCAAGGACATGGAAGACATCAAGACCGCGATGAGCTTCCAGGCCGACTACGTGGCCGTGAGCTTTCCGAAGAACGCGACCGACATGGAGATGGCGCGCCAGCTCTGTTACGTGGCGGCTGCGGGCACCGGCCATCGCCCGGGCCTGGTTGCCAAGATCGAGCGCGCCGAGGCGGTGCCGCTGCTTGAGGAAATCCTGCGCGCCTCCGACGGCATCATGGTCGCCCGTGGTGATCTGGCGGTCGAGGTGGGCAATGCCGCCGTGCCTGCGCTGCAGAAGAAGATGATCAAGATGGCCCGCGACATGGACAAGTTCGTGATCACCGCGACCCAGATGATGGAGAGCATGATCACCAACCCTGTGCCGACCCGCGCCGAGGTGAGCGACGTGGCCAACGCCGTACTCGATGGCACCGACGCCGTGATGCTGAGCGCCGAGACCGCCGCCGGTCGCTACCCGCTGGAGACCGTGCGTGAGATGGCGACGATCTGCGCGGCGGCCGAGGCGGCCGAAGATCCGGACCGCGATGACGATTTCCACGGCCAGACGCTGGGTCGCATCGACCAGTCGATCGCCATGGGTGCGTTGTTCACCGCCCACCATCTGGGTGCCAAGGCCATCGTGGCGATGACGGATTCGGGCTCGACCGCACTGTGGATGAGCCGCCACCGCATCCACATCCCGATCTACGCGCTCACTCCCAAGGTGGCGACGCAGCGCAAAATGGCGATGTACCGCAACGTGCGACCACTGCTCATGGATACCAGCGCCGACCGCGACACCGCGCTCGAGCAAGCGGAAAACCACCTCAAGATGCGCAACATCGTCCAGCAGGGTGATCTTTATGTGATCACCTGCGGCGAGCCTATGGGTGCGCCGGGTGGGACGAATATGCTGAAGATCTGCCGCGCGCAGTAAGCGCAAGGCGGCGGCCTGCCAGGGCCGCGATGCTGGCGGCGGCGACTCCCAGGATCGCGCCGCCAAGGATGTCGGATGGCGAGTGCAGTCCGAGGCACACGCGGCTCCAGCCGATGGCCAGCGCGCAGACCCAGGTGAGGGCGATCACCAAGCGCCCGCGCGGCATCTCCCGAATGTGCGTCGATAGCAGCAGTCCTTGGGCCAGAGCGAAGATCTGGGTCGCGTGCATGCTGGGAAAGGCTGCGCGCTCGGTATGTGTGATCCACTGGATACCCCAGTCGAGCTGT includes:
- the pyk gene encoding pyruvate kinase, producing MVNHIRRATKIVATLGPASSDPALLEKMIASGLNVVRLNFSHGKAQDHIDRAEMVRAAAQRAGREVAIMADLQGPKIRVGKFAEGKIMLVDGAPFVLDASRTELGDINGVGLDYKELPRDVRPGDMLLLNDGLIVLEVTAVRGDAVHTVVKIGGELSNNKGINKQGGGLTAPALTAKDMEDIKTAMSFQADYVAVSFPKNATDMEMARQLCYVAAAGTGHRPGLVAKIERAEAVPLLEEILRASDGIMVARGDLAVEVGNAAVPALQKKMIKMARDMDKFVITATQMMESMITNPVPTRAEVSDVANAVLDGTDAVMLSAETAAGRYPLETVREMATICAAAEAAEDPDRDDDFHGQTLGRIDQSIAMGALFTAHHLGAKAIVAMTDSGSTALWMSRHRIHIPIYALTPKVATQRKMAMYRNVRPLLMDTSADRDTALEQAENHLKMRNIVQQGDLYVITCGEPMGAPGGTNMLKICRAQ
- a CDS encoding phosphatase PAP2 family protein; protein product: MAISTAQSAMLPLDHSLFLLLNADAATPATVVAVAKWLTLVLPMVLGGTIIGALMFAPAPVQRDLLVTVAGIGLAALVAYAIRQHWPMPRPSQLDWGIQWITHTERAAFPSMHATQIFALAQGLLLSTHIREMPRGRLVIALTWVCALAIGWSRVCLGLHSPSDILGGAILGVAAASIAALAGRRLALTARGRSSAYSSHPAHP